Proteins co-encoded in one Aspergillus luchuensis IFO 4308 DNA, chromosome 6, nearly complete sequence genomic window:
- a CDS encoding uncharacterized protein (COG:S;~EggNog:ENOG410PQ1V;~InterPro:IPR006886;~PFAM:PF04801;~go_component: GO:0005634 - nucleus [Evidence IEA];~go_process: GO:0006351 - transcription, DNA-templated [Evidence IEA]) — protein MDPTDDPVIASYDICLTDSEISRYVLQYLDRPTGSAYDDRHGQKPTSFRLKPKTGLVEVDVPINTRVNYDVSKGLRYGDALKKSKSAREGGAFGMAGGFSSGGAGGAPAKVKMEDAADAKSETASLMRVQTLGGRIKSPEDGDPVYMLAAFRGDKLHLSPVSAVVQLHPQLHHLDALDEMPTKGKGKARKEGEEDRPGESEARAIDVKIKAAEDGEAAQVAGNLDLLKKMQDEKWKDYEWVDAETEESWQLYENYMMHQDVDSLPQLQSAIDSESYLDTMSAPRIDPARPEMTGWAMKQNRMKQREEQQSAERTTEG, from the exons ATGGACCCCACCGACGACCCCGTCATCGCCTCCTACGACATCTGCCTCACCGACTCAGAAATCTCGCGCTACGTCCTCCAATACCTCGACCGACCCACGGGCTCCGCATATGACGACCGCCACGGCCAGAAACCCACCTCCTTCCGCCTGAAGCCCAAGACGGGGCTGGTGGAAGTCGACGTCCCCATCAACACACGCGTGAATTACGATGTCAGCAAGGGATTGCGCTACGGTGATGcattgaagaagagcaagagtgCGCGCGAAGGCGGCGCGTTTGGTATGGCGGGTGGGTTTAGTTCCgggggtgctggtggtgcgcCGgcgaaggtgaagatggaggatgcgGCGGATGCGAAGAGTGAGACGGcgtcgttgatgagggtgCAGACGCTGGGTGGGAGGATAAAGAGTCCTGAGGATGGCGATCCGGTTTATATGTTGGCGGCTTTTAGGGGGG ACAAGTTGCATCTTTCGCCTGTTTCGGCTGTTGTGCAGTTACATCCGCAGCTTCATCACCTTGATGCTTTGGATGAGATGCCTACGAAGGGCaaggggaaggcgaggaaggagggcgaggaggatcgTCCCGGTGAGAGCGAGGCTAGGGCTATTGATGTTAAGATCAAGGCcgcggaggatggtgaggcGGCGCAGGTTGCGGGCAATCTGGATCTtttgaagaagatgcaggatgagaagtggaaggattATGAGTGGGTTGATGCTGAG ACTGAGGAGTCGTGGCAATTGTACGAGAACTACATGATGCATCAGGATGTGGATAGTCTGCCGCAGCTGCAGTCGGCGATCGATAGTGAGAGTTATCTGGATACGATGAGTGCGCCGCGGATTGATCCTGCACGACCGGAGATGACGGGCTGGGCTATGAAACAGAACCGCATGAAGCAGCGGGAGGAACAGCAGTCTGCTGAGAGGACAACGGAAGGGTGA